CCCTGGAATGGTGCCGCGAGAACGGAGTGAATCAGGTTGCCATTCACTACGATTACCTAGGCCTCGAGATGTGGGCCACGCGCCGCTGGAAGGCCAACACTCCGTTCACTAAGGAGTACGTCAGGCGCGTGGCCGAGTCGGGCATCAAGATCGCCTGGTTCAAAGTGCGGTCGCATTCCGGGGATCCCCGCAACGACCTCGTGGATGCACTGGCGCGGGAAGCCGCAGTGCAAGCCTCACTGGCCCACACAGACCCGGACTCCTAGCATGAGCTGATCGCGCTCGACGCGGGCAGCCTTCACGCAGGTGCAGCCTCCCATCCAAGTGGCGGAACCGCCCTGGTCACAGCTGCTCGGCTCACGCGATACTGCGCTCCGGGAAAGCAGGTATGCATGGTCGAGGTTGCCCATGGACTCAGCAGTGATGAGCACCTCGTCCCCGCAGGGGGAAAATCGGATTCGAACCCCCTCGTCATCGGTGAACACCCATTCCTGCCCTGGGTCTCCCGTAAGCAGAAAAGCGAGATTCCGATAGCCAGCGCCTCGCACTCCTATGGGACCACCTAGGCGCAGATCATCGCCGAGGTTCATGGGGATGATTGCTCCCTTCCTGATGAACAACGGTATGACGTCGAGATCGCACATACAGACGATGGTCCCGCTGGAGTCCAGTCCACCGGTCACCGGCCCTTCTACGCCCTGCTCGCTCGCACCCAGCTTCTCCCCGCCCGCGCTGCCACTGCACAGCCCATCGAACCCCGGTCCATCGAACTCTGGTCCAATTGCATCCAGAGTCCGGAAGTCCAGCCATTCCCCTGGCGGGAGATGAACACGCCTTTCGCGCGCGTGCTCCTCCATCACCGGGGCCACGAGCAGGTCGCGGCCGAACATGTATTCATCGTCAATAAGCAGCGACGCGGGGTCCTGCGGGAAATCGATCATTAGCGCTCGCATGAGGGGTTCGCCAATCTCCGCTGCGTGCGCAGCTTCGCTGTATATGTACGGCAGCAAATTCATCCTCAGGTTAGCGTAGTCCCTATATATCGCCACTACACGTTCGTCACCAGTTCGCTCGGCGATGTTCCACGGACTTCGATCCCAGTTCTGTGCACCCCTGCTCTCGGAGTGGAACTGCATTACCGGGGAGAACGCAGCCATCTGGCATCCTCGGATGAACAGATCGGCTGTTGGGATGTCACCTGAGAATCCCGCGATGTCGAATCCCCAGAACGGCGCCGCCGACAACCCGGCACTGAGGCCAGCCGTGAGAACAGCCCGGAACTCGCGATATGATGAGGCTTGATCGCCCGCCCAGAACAACGGAGACGCCTGCGCGCCCACATACCCGGCTCTGCTGAAGGTTATTCGACCGGGCCCGGCGAAATCGCGGTAGGCCTCGATGTACGTCAGGGCATACCGGTTCCTCATCTCGGCCCCGCGTCGTCCATCGGCGAACACCACCCCATCATCGAGGATGAACTCGCCTCCGTCCGTCTTGAAGCCATCCACACCTAGCTCATCAACGAGGTAGCGCCGCTTCCCGAACCACCAATGCCTGGCCTCGCGGTTCGTGAAGTCCAGCAGCATGCTGCCGGCGAACCATCCATCTGGAATGCGATACGGAGTTCCATCGGCATTTCGCACCACATACCCTTCTGCGCAAGCATGCTCCTCGTCCCTCCTGTGCTGCTCACATGCGGGTTCATGGGCGGCCAGCCGCTTGAGGACTGGGATCTGCCAAAGGACAAGCTTCGCCCCGGAATCGTGCACACTATCCACCATGCCCTTCGGGTCGGGCCACCTGCCGTTCGAAGGAAACCGCAGTTCGGAAAGGCTGAACCCGTGGCTCCCTGGGGCCAGGGAATGCCTAGCATCGTTCCACAGGTAGAACGTCGCTTCGTCGGACCATGCCTCAATGACTACGACCGTGGCCGGAATGCCCAGTTCCTCACCGCGGCGAACCTGTTCCTCAACTTCACGCTGAGTGTTCCATGCATTGCCCGATATCCAAGGACCGAAAGCCCACTTCGGCGGGAGAGCAGCAGTGCCCGTGGATCTGGAGTATGCCCGAACGATTTCGGCCGGAGCGCCGAGGAACACTGTCGATTCCAGCACCGGACAGGCTGGGTCAACCTGAGCAGTCGTACTCATTTGCCCTGGCAGTGACGGTGAAAGGCTGTAGCTCACGTACCTGTCAGTCGCCACATGCATTCCATACCCGGCCTCAGTGAGGAAGAAGGGCATGGGGATGTAGGTCCTGCTTCCCTGCCTGAGATACTGGTTCACGACGCAGACATCGGGATTTCGCCCGTTCTGGTCCAGCGAATCGAAACGCTCGCCGAACCCGTAGTAGTGAGAAGCAGCGCTGTCCATGCTCAGCCTGAACTCGAACGCTTCGCCCTGCGGCGTGGCTCTGAAGCTGAAGTGCGGCAAGCCGGGCTTCGTTCGAAGCAGCACTCGCCCATCCGCGCTCGTCAGCATGAACTGGAATGGGTCGCTTTCAGCGTCCAGCCTCGCCCCGGTCCTGCCGTCCTCGATACCCATCCGCTCCATCGGGACTCGTCCGAGATCACTCTCAGACGCGATGACGGAGTGCGTAATCAGCAACCGCCCATCCTCAAAGCGGAACTCGATTCTCGGGGCGTATGGGCCGACGGCCTCAAACCGAGCCACTAGCCGTCCGTTCTCAATCGATAGATCCGCGTTGTTGCTGCACGTGTAGCCCTGTGCCACTTTGAACTCGTAAGGTCCGCTCACCAGACTGTCGGAACACGCCCCGTCTCTGCATGTAGAGGATGCGCTGCCATCATCGCCGGCACATGCCATGCCTGCGTGAATCGAGTATCGCACAACATCGCCTGCTGTGAATCGCCCCAGCTCGAACAGGACGTACTCGATGTGCCCGGGCGCGCTCCCCTGAGAAGGCGCCAGGTCACACTGTTCCACGTGGTAGTCAGATATCTTCCTGCCGAGGATGGTTCGGACAACTGCGCCGCACCGCATCTCAAGATAGAGACAATCCCCGCGCCCATGCTCACGCTTGCGCTCGTGTCCATCCTCCCCCCTGTCGCAGGGTGAGCCATTCACCTCAGCCCTGACCGTTACGAATTCGCCCTCTATCGGGTGACGGGGGCTCCGGTCGAAGCTGGTGTGTCCAAATGGATAGTACCCAGTTGGAACATGGCGGATGGTGAGTCGACTGTTATCAGACATGTCATGCACCTCATAGCCAATCGTTTCATGTGGCAGACGGCCTTGCCGGCGATATACAATGGCGAAGGGCCCGCCCTTCGCCGCGGCAGGCGGAGCGGCGGGCCCTTTCGATCTCAACTGGTCTTGCAGTACGCCGATGATCGCCTATAGCTTGATCTTCTGCTCCAGTTCCTTCTGGGCATCATCCAGTGCCTGCTTCGGAGTCTTCTCCCCGTCGCGGGCCTTCTGCAGTTGGATATCGACTATCTGCGACATCTCATTGAACTGCTCAATCACTGGCGGCGTCACAAGGTACTTGAGGGATTCGAATACGGCCTTCCTGTTCTCAGGCGGCCTCTGCGCGACGTACGCCTCAATGACCGCCTTGTCCGACACAGGCGGAGTCTCCCATCCGGCCTTCACCCTGAGCAGCGACGACTCCTGGCTTGAAGAGAGCCAGGTGATCCATTTCATAGCTTCCTGCTGCTTCTTGCTGGCCTTGTTGATCACATATCCGTTGGAGAAGAAGTGGCACGCCTTCTGCTTGTTTCCCGGCTCCACGGCCACGTCCCATCTGAACTTCGCCTTCTCCTTCATGAAGGTGAAGGCCCAGTTTCCAGTTACCAGCATTCCGGCTTTCCCGGTAGCGAACAGATCCCACTCACCCTGGTTCGACTTCTGTGCCTGTGTGGGCTCGATGTTGTATTTGATGATCTTGTCCACCATATACTGCAAGGTCTCCACGTTTTCCGGCGAATTCACGGTGAACTTCGTGCGGTTCGCGTTAAAGAGACTGCCGCCGTTCTGAGCTATCTGTTTGTAGAACTCCCAGAATTGCACAGTCTGGATGATTCCGAAGGTGTCATCCCCAAGCGCGCGGATCTTCTTCCCAGCCTCGGTTATGTCCTTCCATGTCCACTTGTCGTTGGGGTAGGCCACCTTGGCCTTGTCGAAAAGATCCTTATTGTAGAGAAGCAGGACTACGGAGTAGCTGCCAGGCACGCCGAACTGCTTTCCGTTGTAGGAAAACGCATCGAGGGCGTTGTCATCAAACCCATCAAAGCTGACCTCAGCGGCCTTGGCAAGCGGTCCAAGATCTGCTAGGGCGTTCTTGGCCGCGAAGGCGACGAAGTTCTCGTAGTTCAGCTCGTAGCAATCTGGTGCAGTCCCGCCTGCGACCTGAGTCTGCAACAGACGGAAGTACTCGCCGAACCCGGTGTTCTGGAGCTTGATTTCGATGTCAGGATTGGCCTTCTCAAATGCGGCCTTCATCGCGTTCAGGGTGGGCTCGTTGTCGGATCCAGCCGAGAAGTTGCCGTAGGTAATCGTGACCTTCTTGGCTGCGAAGACCGGAAGCGCGCAGAGCACGACCAGGGCGACACACACAAACGCCAGCGCGAGTCTCCTATTATGCACGCGGATCTCCTCCTCATCGATAAATCGCACACAGATACGAACTGCAGACGGGAAACGAGCGCTCGGTCCCGGTAGGTCCACCGACGGTCGGCCAACGATGGCCACAGATCAGCCAGTCCCCATCCTCACCCTCTTTCCGATCCTGTGATATCTCTACAGGCCGCGATTGAGTCACGACTTGAGCCCTCCCACTGAGATGCCGCTTTCGAAGTACTTCTGGCCCAGTATGTAGACTAGGACTACGGGCAGCATTGAAACCAGGTCGCCAGCCATGAGCAACTCCCAGTGCTGCCCCCATCTGGAGTTCAGATTACCGAGGGCAAGTGTGAGCGTGGCCTTGTTCGGGTCGGATATCATTATCAGTGGCCAGAGGTAGTCGTTCCATGTCCCCATGAACGTGATGACCGCGAGGGAGGCGATGATCGGCTTGGCCAGGGGCAGCACCACGTGGCGATATATCGTGAAGGGCCCCGCTCCGTCCACTATTGCCGCCTCGAAGTACGGCTCCGGAATTGCCATGATGTTCTGCCTCAGCAGGAAGAGCGCCCAGGCGTTGTAGATCATGGGCAGCACCAAGCCGATGAACGTGTTGGGCAGCCTCAACGTTCGCAGCACTAGGTAGTTTGGGATCATGGTCACCGCCTGCGGAACCATCATAGTGGCCACGAACAGCATCAGAATCTGGTCACGCCGCCTGAAGTCGAACTTCGCTAGCGCGAACGCTGCCATAGACGAAGATGTTAGGGTGACGAAGGTTGTAAGCAGCGACACGATCAGAGAGTTCAGCGTCGCCCGGTGGAAAGGGATGATCGTCGATATGGTGAAAAGATCTCGGTATGCCTTAAGGCTGATCTTCTCAGGTATCCACCTTATCGGGAGCACCATAACCGCTTCTGCTTCCTTGAGCGATGTGCTGATCATCCATAGGAATGGCAGTATCATCACCAGTGCGATCAGACTGATCACGACATAGAACAGAGCGGTCTTGAAGGCGCGAGCTGACCTAACCATCGTAGTGCACCCACCTCTTTTGGAGCCGCCATTGGATTAGGGTAAACACGAGGATAATGATGAACAGCAGCCACGACATTGCCGACGCGTATCCCATCTTAAAGAACTGGAAGGCATACTTGTAGATCCGCTCGACCATCACCTGTGTGGCGCCTGCAGGACCTGCCTCTGTCATGACCGCCACCTGGGTGAACACCTGAAAGGAGTTGATGAGCGAGGTCACTGCTACGAAGAAGGTGGTGGGCGACACTAGCGGCAAGGTGATGTGACGGAACTGGTCCCATGGTCTTGCCCCGTCCATCGCGGCAGCCTCGTAGTACTCGTGGTTTATGCCCCTTAGCGCCCCAAGGAAGATAAGGGCGGAGAACCCCGCGTCCTTCCACACGCTCGCCATCACAACTCCCGGCATGGCCCAGTACTTGTTGTCGAGCCAGGCGGGGCCCTTTATCCCGATGTAGCCGAGGAAGACATTCACGATGCCGTATTTGTGATTCAGAATCCAGCGCCATATCAGGGATCCGGCGACCCATGAGGATAGAACCGGGAGGAAGAACAACACCTTGTAGACTCCAACACCGCGGAAGTCCCGATTCAAAAGCGAGGCTATGGCAAGTGATGCCGCAAGCAGCAACGGAACATACAGCACGATGTACTCGGCGGTGTTTCTCATGACCCGCCACAGCTCCTCGCTCCCCAGGAGAACCCTGTAGTTCTCGATCCCAACCCATTTCGCTGGCTGAAGAATGTCCCAGGATGTGAAGCTGAGGTATAAAGACCGCACTATTGGGGTGAAGCTGAACAGCACGAACCCCAGCATCGTAGGCGCCAGAAATGCCGCGATCGTCGCGCGCCTTTTCCTTCCTTTGCCTATGTACACGCGTTTCACACCTCCCTCGTCTGTACCTCAATCGCCTTTCGAAGGATCAGATACATCGCGTGCGACCACAGAAGAGGATCTGCGGGTCGGCCCCAGCAGGCAATCCATGGATCGCAGAGAGCGGGGTCGATGAGATCCCTGCTCACCTGCTCTCCGAGGCAACCGTCCTCGTCCGCCTGCTCCTCAATCCACTTCAAGCACGAAAGAGCCTTGGCAATGGCGCCAGTTCCACAGTAGTGCCAGCCCAACCATGCCGTTAGGAGGAGCCACAGCCCACCACCGTAGTAAGTGTCGGTGGAGTAGCGGTGCACTCCATATTCCCCCACGAGACCACGCTCGATTTCGTGCACGGTGCGCGCCATACGTGGGTCATAGGGATCTAGCACCCGAAACGGCTCAGCCGCCCAGAGCAGGCTCGCATCCACGGAATCTCCGATGGACGGACCAACATGGACACGCTCCTTCGGGGGCCAGTCAACTCCGCGCCTCTCACCTCCGCAGAACTTCGCGAGGCGCCCATCAAATACGCCGTGCTCGAGTATGTAGCCTCTGATCTCGCTAGCGAGGGAGAGCGTCCGCACATCTCCGGTTCGTCGAGCCACTCGCTCGACCCCGCCAGCGATGCATGCCAACGTGGATGTATGCACTCGGTCGGGGTGTTCCTCCCAGCAATCGCTGCTCGGCATGGCCCATGCCTGCGACAGGCAATCCACCACATACCGAACGGCCTCGAGCGACTCTCGCCACAAGCCGAGGTCTCCTGT
The sequence above is a segment of the Clostridia bacterium genome. Coding sequences within it:
- a CDS encoding sugar ABC transporter substrate-binding protein gives rise to the protein MHNRRLALAFVCVALVVLCALPVFAAKKVTITYGNFSAGSDNEPTLNAMKAAFEKANPDIEIKLQNTGFGEYFRLLQTQVAGGTAPDCYELNYENFVAFAAKNALADLGPLAKAAEVSFDGFDDNALDAFSYNGKQFGVPGSYSVVLLLYNKDLFDKAKVAYPNDKWTWKDITEAGKKIRALGDDTFGIIQTVQFWEFYKQIAQNGGSLFNANRTKFTVNSPENVETLQYMVDKIIKYNIEPTQAQKSNQGEWDLFATGKAGMLVTGNWAFTFMKEKAKFRWDVAVEPGNKQKACHFFSNGYVINKASKKQQEAMKWITWLSSSQESSLLRVKAGWETPPVSDKAVIEAYVAQRPPENRKAVFESLKYLVTPPVIEQFNEMSQIVDIQLQKARDGEKTPKQALDDAQKELEQKIKL
- a CDS encoding glycoside hydrolase family 15 protein, which gives rise to MNDGLAEASIALIERNQHSSGAYIASPSFPTYAYCWLRDGSYTAHAMGLYGQNDSAAAFFRWVNRTIAGDRMSCTGRSVSPGERARRALRARWTLEGKRDDSEWPNYQPDGYGAWLWALDEHVARTGDLGLWRESLEAVRYVVDCLSQAWAMPSSDCWEEHPDRVHTSTLACIAGGVERVARRTGDVRTLSLASEIRGYILEHGVFDGRLAKFCGGERRGVDWPPKERVHVGPSIGDSVDASLLWAAEPFRVLDPYDPRMARTVHEIERGLVGEYGVHRYSTDTYYGGGLWLLLTAWLGWHYCGTGAIAKALSCLKWIEEQADEDGCLGEQVSRDLIDPALCDPWIACWGRPADPLLWSHAMYLILRKAIEVQTREV
- a CDS encoding sugar ABC transporter permease; the protein is MLGFVLFSFTPIVRSLYLSFTSWDILQPAKWVGIENYRVLLGSEELWRVMRNTAEYIVLYVPLLLAASLAIASLLNRDFRGVGVYKVLFFLPVLSSWVAGSLIWRWILNHKYGIVNVFLGYIGIKGPAWLDNKYWAMPGVVMASVWKDAGFSALIFLGALRGINHEYYEAAAMDGARPWDQFRHITLPLVSPTTFFVAVTSLINSFQVFTQVAVMTEAGPAGATQVMVERIYKYAFQFFKMGYASAMSWLLFIIILVFTLIQWRLQKRWVHYDG
- a CDS encoding carbohydrate ABC transporter permease → MVRSARAFKTALFYVVISLIALVMILPFLWMISTSLKEAEAVMVLPIRWIPEKISLKAYRDLFTISTIIPFHRATLNSLIVSLLTTFVTLTSSSMAAFALAKFDFRRRDQILMLFVATMMVPQAVTMIPNYLVLRTLRLPNTFIGLVLPMIYNAWALFLLRQNIMAIPEPYFEAAIVDGAGPFTIYRHVVLPLAKPIIASLAVITFMGTWNDYLWPLIMISDPNKATLTLALGNLNSRWGQHWELLMAGDLVSMLPVVLVYILGQKYFESGISVGGLKS
- a CDS encoding glycoside hydrolase family 31 protein, which codes for MSDNSRLTIRHVPTGYYPFGHTSFDRSPRHPIEGEFVTVRAEVNGSPCDRGEDGHERKREHGRGDCLYLEMRCGAVVRTILGRKISDYHVEQCDLAPSQGSAPGHIEYVLFELGRFTAGDVVRYSIHAGMACAGDDGSASSTCRDGACSDSLVSGPYEFKVAQGYTCSNNADLSIENGRLVARFEAVGPYAPRIEFRFEDGRLLITHSVIASESDLGRVPMERMGIEDGRTGARLDAESDPFQFMLTSADGRVLLRTKPGLPHFSFRATPQGEAFEFRLSMDSAASHYYGFGERFDSLDQNGRNPDVCVVNQYLRQGSRTYIPMPFFLTEAGYGMHVATDRYVSYSLSPSLPGQMSTTAQVDPACPVLESTVFLGAPAEIVRAYSRSTGTAALPPKWAFGPWISGNAWNTQREVEEQVRRGEELGIPATVVVIEAWSDEATFYLWNDARHSLAPGSHGFSLSELRFPSNGRWPDPKGMVDSVHDSGAKLVLWQIPVLKRLAAHEPACEQHRRDEEHACAEGYVVRNADGTPYRIPDGWFAGSMLLDFTNREARHWWFGKRRYLVDELGVDGFKTDGGEFILDDGVVFADGRRGAEMRNRYALTYIEAYRDFAGPGRITFSRAGYVGAQASPLFWAGDQASSYREFRAVLTAGLSAGLSAAPFWGFDIAGFSGDIPTADLFIRGCQMAAFSPVMQFHSESRGAQNWDRSPWNIAERTGDERVVAIYRDYANLRMNLLPYIYSEAAHAAEIGEPLMRALMIDFPQDPASLLIDDEYMFGRDLLVAPVMEEHARERRVHLPPGEWLDFRTLDAIGPEFDGPGFDGLCSGSAGGEKLGASEQGVEGPVTGGLDSSGTIVCMCDLDVIPLFIRKGAIIPMNLGDDLRLGGPIGVRGAGYRNLAFLLTGDPGQEWVFTDDEGVRIRFSPCGDEVLITAESMGNLDHAYLLSRSAVSREPSSCDQGGSATWMGGCTCVKAARVERDQLMLGVRVCVGQ